The Leclercia sp. S52 genome has a segment encoding these proteins:
- a CDS encoding MetQ/NlpA family ABC transporter substrate-binding protein, with product MKKTLTLIAAATLSALSFASWADTLTVGASNTPHAEILEQAKPILAKQGIDLEIKPFQDYILPNTALAGRDIDANYFQHIPYLNSVLKDHAGDKEYDFVSAGAIHIEPIGIYSKKYKSLKDLPEGGKIIMRDAVSEEGRILSIFEKEGVIKLKPGIDKVTARISDIVENPKKLQFTPNVEASLLPQMYNNDEGAAVVINANYAIDAGLDPVHDPIAVESGENNPYANIITVHRGDEKKKDIVALVDVLHSKEIQDWIRTKYKGAVIPVNN from the coding sequence ATGAAAAAAACACTGACGTTGATCGCCGCAGCAACCCTGAGCGCCCTGAGCTTCGCCTCCTGGGCTGATACCCTGACCGTGGGCGCGTCCAACACCCCGCATGCGGAAATTCTGGAGCAGGCGAAGCCGATTCTGGCGAAGCAGGGTATCGACCTGGAGATCAAACCGTTCCAGGATTACATCCTGCCGAACACCGCGCTGGCGGGTCGTGACATCGACGCCAACTACTTCCAGCACATTCCTTACCTGAACAGCGTGCTGAAAGATCACGCCGGGGATAAAGAGTACGATTTCGTCAGCGCCGGTGCCATCCACATCGAGCCAATCGGTATCTACTCCAAAAAATACAAGTCGCTGAAAGATCTGCCGGAAGGCGGCAAAATCATCATGCGTGATGCGGTTTCTGAAGAGGGTCGTATCCTCTCTATCTTCGAGAAAGAGGGCGTGATCAAGCTGAAGCCGGGCATCGACAAAGTGACCGCGCGCATCAGCGACATCGTTGAGAACCCGAAAAAGCTGCAGTTCACCCCGAACGTTGAAGCCTCTCTGCTGCCGCAGATGTATAACAACGACGAAGGCGCTGCGGTGGTGATCAACGCCAACTACGCCATCGACGCCGGTCTGGATCCGGTTCACGATCCGATCGCGGTAGAGAGCGGTGAAAACAACCCGTACGCCAACATCATCACCGTGCACCGTGGTGATGAGAAGAAGAAGGATATCGTGGCGCTGGTGGACGTGCTGCACTCCAAAGAGATTCAGGACTGGATCCGCACCAAATACAAAGGCGCTGTGATCCCGGTTAACAACTAA
- a CDS encoding aldolase/citrate lyase family protein, with translation MRKNKLRAVQENAAIINGWLAIPSSYSAEILGHQGYDAVTVDLQHGMIDFASALAMLQALSATPAVPLVRVADNDPAQIMRMLDAGAYGIICPMISTPEEARRFVAACRYPPLGNRSFGPARGLLYGGSDYPQHANDEILTLAMIETREGLANLDTILATEGLDGVFIGPNDLSLTLTGSASAESRHPEMLAAVERVVSRCRQQQKIAGIFCTSGEAAARRIGEGFRFVTPANDVMQLGRASREAVAQARGNAVPTTGASGY, from the coding sequence ATGCGCAAGAATAAACTCAGGGCGGTGCAAGAAAACGCCGCCATTATCAACGGCTGGCTGGCAATCCCTTCCAGCTACAGCGCCGAAATCCTCGGCCATCAGGGGTACGACGCGGTGACCGTCGATCTCCAGCACGGGATGATCGACTTCGCCAGCGCCCTCGCCATGCTGCAGGCGCTCTCCGCTACCCCGGCGGTGCCGCTGGTGCGGGTGGCCGATAACGATCCGGCGCAGATCATGCGCATGCTGGATGCCGGGGCCTACGGCATTATCTGCCCGATGATCTCCACCCCGGAAGAGGCCCGGCGTTTTGTCGCCGCCTGCCGCTATCCGCCGCTGGGCAATCGCTCCTTCGGCCCGGCCCGCGGGCTGCTGTACGGCGGGTCCGATTACCCCCAGCACGCCAATGACGAAATCCTGACCCTGGCGATGATCGAAACCCGCGAAGGGCTGGCGAACCTCGACACGATCCTGGCCACCGAGGGGCTGGACGGGGTGTTTATCGGCCCTAACGATCTGTCCCTCACCCTGACCGGCAGCGCCAGCGCCGAATCCCGTCACCCGGAGATGCTGGCCGCCGTAGAAAGAGTGGTCAGCCGCTGTCGTCAGCAGCAAAAAATCGCCGGGATCTTTTGTACCTCCGGCGAGGCCGCCGCCCGGCGAATCGGCGAAGGCTTCCGGTTTGTCACCCCCGCCAACGATGTCATGCAGCTTGGCCGCGCCTCGCGTGAAGCCGTCGCCCAGGCGCGCGGCAACGCTGTCCCCACTACCGGCGCATCAGGCTATTAA
- a CDS encoding SDR family oxidoreductase has product MTFPEMPSFDLHGKRALVTGGSRGLGFACAVALAHAGAQVWIAARDRQGLDDAVTLASQHKLVLHPVALDITDVAQVESVLAGLPAFDVLVNSAGLARHEAFLAVSEENFDAVMAVNLRATFFVSQRVAARMRDQRIAGSIIHLSSQMGHVGGPRRSVYCASKFALEGLTKAMALELGEDGIRVNTLCPTFIETALSAPSLAEPEFRRYVLDNIKLRRLGKVEDIMGPVVFLASDAAGMITGSALMVDGGWTAT; this is encoded by the coding sequence ATGACTTTTCCTGAGATGCCCTCCTTTGACCTGCACGGCAAGCGCGCGCTGGTAACGGGCGGCTCCAGAGGGCTGGGGTTTGCCTGCGCCGTCGCCCTGGCCCACGCCGGGGCACAGGTGTGGATCGCCGCCCGGGATCGCCAGGGCCTGGACGACGCCGTAACGCTCGCCTCTCAGCACAAGCTGGTGCTGCATCCGGTGGCGCTGGATATCACCGACGTGGCGCAGGTTGAGTCGGTGCTCGCCGGGCTGCCCGCGTTCGACGTTCTGGTGAACAGCGCCGGGCTGGCGCGCCACGAAGCATTTCTGGCCGTCAGTGAGGAGAATTTCGATGCAGTGATGGCGGTCAACTTGCGGGCCACCTTCTTTGTCAGCCAGCGGGTGGCGGCGCGAATGCGCGACCAGCGGATCGCCGGATCGATTATCCATCTCTCCTCGCAGATGGGCCACGTTGGCGGCCCCCGCCGCAGCGTCTACTGCGCGTCGAAATTTGCTCTGGAAGGGTTAACCAAAGCCATGGCGCTGGAGCTGGGTGAGGACGGGATCCGGGTCAACACCCTGTGCCCGACCTTTATTGAGACCGCGCTCTCGGCCCCGTCGCTGGCCGAACCGGAGTTTCGCCGCTACGTGCTGGACAACATCAAGCTGCGCCGGCTGGGCAAAGTGGAGGACATCATGGGCCCGGTAGTATTCCTGGCCTCCGATGCCGCGGGGATGATCACCGGCAGCGCGTTGATGGTCGACGGCGGCTGGACCGCAACCTGA
- a CDS encoding ATP-binding protein, translating into MPGSIPWGEITAGIVHEINQPLTAAQTWIQGAQRQLRQGNPEAVAQALGSALVQTQRIAELLTRFREHVTEERVDLGEVDLASCWQQVGNLLEHERTARHIRLTHDFSPDARTLCADRLWLEQVLHNLLSNAIQAQQERAAGWVHIRSQRNGEVIRIEIADGGPGFTPDALQNAFMPFYSGRQGGIGLGMTLTESLVTRMNGTLALDNTPEGGARVRLQFAYHGSQENG; encoded by the coding sequence ATGCCAGGCTCAATACCCTGGGGGGAGATCACCGCGGGCATCGTGCATGAGATCAATCAGCCCTTGACCGCGGCCCAGACCTGGATCCAGGGGGCGCAGCGTCAGCTGCGGCAGGGCAATCCCGAGGCGGTGGCGCAGGCCCTCGGATCGGCGCTGGTGCAAACCCAGCGGATAGCCGAGCTGCTGACCCGCTTTCGCGAACACGTCACCGAGGAGCGGGTGGACCTGGGCGAGGTGGATCTGGCCAGCTGCTGGCAGCAGGTCGGCAACCTGCTGGAGCACGAGCGTACCGCCAGACATATCCGCCTCACCCATGATTTTTCCCCCGATGCCCGCACGCTCTGCGCCGACAGGCTGTGGCTGGAGCAGGTGTTGCACAACCTCCTCAGCAACGCCATCCAGGCGCAGCAGGAGCGTGCGGCGGGATGGGTGCATATCCGCAGTCAGCGCAACGGCGAGGTTATCCGGATAGAGATCGCCGACGGCGGGCCGGGCTTTACCCCGGACGCCTTACAAAACGCCTTTATGCCCTTTTACAGCGGGCGGCAGGGCGGTATCGGTCTGGGCATGACCTTAACCGAATCGTTGGTCACCAGAATGAATGGCACCCTTGCGCTGGATAATACCCCGGAAGGCGGCGCCAGGGTCCGGTTGCAGTTCGCTTATCACGGGAGTCAGGAAAATGGATAA
- a CDS encoding MBL fold metallo-hydrolase, translating to MIVLCKTCGTSYDVASEPQQCAICEDERQYVPATGQAWVDFSTLTATHTNKWQQLEDNLLSIKTVPAFAISQRAILLRTPQGNVLWDCIANLDPATHALVTALGGIDAIAISHPHYYTTMQDWATAFNAPVWLHASDRQWVMRDSPALRFWEGDSLEIAPDVRLLRLGGHFAGGTVLHHNVDGGVLLAGDILQVTPGKDAVSFMWSYPNMLPLPASEVSEIAARLDDVRFERLYGAFEGQNISASAREIVMRSVEKYIACLNSGPVGKLEKP from the coding sequence ATGATCGTCCTGTGTAAAACCTGCGGCACGTCCTATGACGTGGCCAGCGAACCGCAACAGTGCGCCATTTGTGAAGATGAACGCCAGTACGTGCCCGCGACCGGGCAGGCGTGGGTTGATTTCAGCACCCTGACCGCCACCCACACCAACAAGTGGCAACAGCTCGAAGACAATCTTCTGAGCATCAAAACCGTTCCCGCGTTTGCCATCAGCCAGCGGGCGATCCTGCTGCGCACCCCGCAGGGTAACGTGCTGTGGGACTGCATCGCCAACCTCGACCCTGCCACCCACGCGCTGGTGACGGCGCTGGGCGGGATCGACGCTATCGCCATCTCGCACCCGCACTACTACACCACCATGCAGGACTGGGCCACGGCCTTTAATGCCCCGGTCTGGTTGCATGCCAGCGATCGGCAGTGGGTGATGCGCGACAGTCCCGCCCTGCGCTTCTGGGAAGGGGATTCCCTTGAGATCGCTCCTGACGTCAGGCTGCTGCGGCTGGGCGGCCATTTTGCCGGTGGCACGGTGCTGCACCACAACGTCGACGGGGGCGTGTTGCTGGCCGGGGACATCCTGCAGGTGACCCCCGGAAAAGACGCCGTCTCGTTTATGTGGAGCTACCCGAATATGCTGCCGCTGCCGGCCAGCGAGGTGAGCGAAATCGCCGCCCGTCTGGACGATGTGCGCTTTGAACGGCTCTACGGCGCCTTTGAAGGGCAGAACATTTCCGCCAGCGCGCGGGAGATTGTTATGCGGTCGGTCGAGAAATATATTGCTTGTCTGAACTCGGGGCCGGTGGGTAAACTCGAAAAACCGTGA
- a CDS encoding alpha/beta hydrolase, with protein sequence MDNPALPLVLLSGTLCNARLWQPILARLNLSAAICSRLTGDTSAAQASQRLLEQLPPRFLLAGFSLGAIVALQMVADAPGRIAGLALLSVNPLADRPENAAMRREAVSAARQQGLTHWLSASLWPKYVAPSRVDDQALLALICRMAEESGLDTLATQTEIAITRRDNRGALASLACPIIVINGAQDPLCTPHHHQLVAESAPQARCVTLATAGHFTLLEAPDEVATPLRHWIQECSDAQE encoded by the coding sequence GTGGATAATCCCGCCCTGCCGCTGGTGCTGCTTAGCGGCACGCTCTGTAACGCCCGGCTCTGGCAGCCGATCCTGGCCCGGCTCAATCTGTCTGCGGCGATCTGCTCCAGACTGACGGGGGACACTTCGGCGGCGCAGGCCTCACAGCGGCTGCTCGAACAGCTGCCGCCGCGCTTTCTGCTGGCCGGATTTTCGCTGGGGGCGATAGTGGCGCTGCAGATGGTCGCCGATGCCCCCGGGCGCATTGCCGGGCTGGCGCTGCTGTCGGTCAATCCGCTTGCCGATCGCCCGGAAAATGCCGCCATGCGGCGCGAGGCGGTGAGCGCCGCCCGGCAGCAGGGGCTCACCCACTGGCTCTCGGCCAGTCTGTGGCCGAAGTACGTTGCCCCGTCGCGTGTGGATGACCAGGCCTTACTGGCGCTTATCTGCCGGATGGCAGAGGAGAGCGGCCTCGATACCCTGGCGACGCAGACCGAAATCGCCATTACCCGGCGGGACAATCGCGGGGCGCTGGCCTCGCTCGCCTGCCCCATCATCGTTATTAACGGCGCGCAGGATCCCCTCTGCACGCCCCATCACCATCAGCTGGTGGCGGAGAGCGCCCCGCAGGCGAGATGCGTCACCCTCGCCACCGCCGGGCACTTCACGCTGCTTGAAGCGCCCGACGAGGTCGCTACCCCGCTACGCCATTGGATTCAGGAGTGTTCAGATGCGCAAGAATAA
- a CDS encoding carbonic anhydrase yields MQHIIEGFLSFQKEVFPQRKDLFRSLASSQNPKALFISCSDSRLVPELVTQQEPGQLFVIRNAGNIVPPFGPEPGGVSATIEYAVVALGVTDIVICGHSNCGAMKAIADNADLEPMPAVSHWLRYSDAAKAVVENKTWDNPTDKVNAMVQENVFAQLSNIKTHPSVAVGLRNNAIRLHGWVYDIESGDIRALDKDSKTFVSLSENPGVYFE; encoded by the coding sequence ATGCAACATATCATTGAAGGTTTTCTCAGCTTTCAAAAAGAAGTTTTCCCGCAACGTAAAGACCTGTTCCGCAGTCTGGCTTCCAGCCAGAATCCCAAAGCGCTGTTCATCTCCTGTTCTGACAGCCGTCTGGTGCCGGAATTAGTCACCCAGCAGGAGCCGGGACAGCTCTTTGTCATTCGTAATGCGGGCAACATTGTGCCACCTTTCGGGCCAGAGCCGGGCGGCGTCTCCGCCACCATCGAATACGCCGTGGTGGCGCTGGGCGTCACCGACATCGTGATCTGCGGCCACTCTAACTGCGGCGCGATGAAGGCGATTGCCGACAATGCCGACCTCGAGCCAATGCCGGCCGTGTCACACTGGCTGCGTTACTCCGATGCCGCCAAAGCGGTGGTGGAAAACAAGACCTGGGACAACCCGACCGACAAAGTCAACGCCATGGTGCAGGAAAACGTCTTCGCCCAGCTGAGCAACATCAAAACCCACCCGTCGGTGGCGGTCGGCCTGCGTAATAACGCTATCCGTCTGCACGGCTGGGTTTACGATATCGAAAGCGGCGACATTCGCGCCCTGGATAAAGATTCGAAAACCTTCGTCTCCCTGTCCGAAAACCCGGGCGTTTACTTCGAGTAG
- a CDS encoding amino acid ABC transporter ATP-binding protein: protein MRSGLFSRSAASAADFSHLEQASVTFSEVVKRYGDRPVLKGINLSVTPGEVVAILGPSGSGKSTLIRLINQLETLTSGDILIDGKSTRQLSRQALRQLRSRVGFVFQQFNLYSHLTARQNIALALKHVHGWRPAEAETRAEALLAQVGMADKADHYPEALSGGQQQRVAIARALASSPQIILFDEPTSALDPEMIGEVLLVMKALAHSGITMIVVTHEMQFAREIADRVVFIDGGHILEVAPPELFFQNPSHSRTQRFLQKVLNPLHPGAV, encoded by the coding sequence ATGCGGTCAGGTCTATTCTCACGCTCCGCGGCATCTGCCGCGGATTTTTCACATCTGGAGCAGGCCAGCGTCACCTTTTCTGAGGTCGTGAAACGCTACGGCGATCGCCCGGTGCTGAAAGGCATTAACCTCAGCGTCACGCCGGGGGAAGTGGTGGCTATTCTTGGCCCCTCGGGCTCCGGTAAATCGACGCTGATCCGCCTTATCAATCAGCTGGAAACCCTGACCTCCGGCGACATCCTGATCGACGGCAAATCGACGCGTCAGCTTAGCCGTCAGGCGTTGCGCCAGCTGCGCAGTCGGGTTGGGTTTGTGTTTCAACAGTTCAACCTTTACAGCCATCTGACCGCGCGGCAAAACATCGCCCTGGCGCTGAAGCACGTTCACGGCTGGCGGCCGGCCGAAGCCGAAACCCGCGCTGAGGCGCTGCTGGCGCAGGTGGGCATGGCGGACAAAGCCGACCACTATCCGGAGGCGTTATCCGGCGGGCAGCAGCAGCGGGTGGCCATCGCCCGGGCCCTGGCCTCCTCGCCGCAGATCATCCTGTTTGATGAGCCCACCTCGGCCCTCGATCCGGAGATGATTGGTGAAGTGCTGCTGGTGATGAAGGCCCTCGCCCACAGCGGGATCACCATGATTGTCGTTACCCATGAGATGCAGTTTGCCCGGGAGATTGCCGACCGGGTGGTGTTCATCGACGGCGGGCATATTCTGGAGGTGGCTCCGCCGGAGCTGTTCTTTCAAAACCCGTCCCATTCCCGCACCCAGCGTTTTCTGCAGAAGGTGCTCAATCCGCTGCATCCGGGAGCGGTGTGA
- a CDS encoding heme-binding protein, whose amino-acid sequence MKKLMMAAACVAGMVSVSAQAQSVAQKNLSLTQANALASAAIQACTAKNYQVSVTVVDRAGVVKAVQRTDNAGPHTLKASEMKAFTALSTKNASGKVMESAQSNAGAQNLRDIPGLLLLAGGLPVKEGDDVIGAIGIGGAPGGHLDEACAQQAIDGMTKS is encoded by the coding sequence ATGAAAAAGTTAATGATGGCAGCAGCCTGTGTAGCCGGGATGGTCAGCGTATCGGCGCAGGCGCAGTCCGTGGCGCAAAAAAATCTCTCCCTGACCCAGGCGAACGCCCTGGCCAGCGCGGCCATTCAGGCCTGTACCGCCAAAAATTATCAGGTCAGCGTCACGGTGGTGGATCGTGCCGGAGTGGTTAAAGCGGTACAGCGCACGGACAATGCTGGTCCGCATACCCTGAAAGCCAGCGAGATGAAAGCTTTTACCGCACTCAGCACCAAAAATGCCTCGGGCAAAGTGATGGAGTCCGCGCAAAGCAACGCGGGGGCGCAGAACCTGCGTGATATCCCGGGCCTGCTGCTGCTGGCGGGTGGATTGCCGGTTAAAGAAGGAGATGACGTGATCGGGGCCATCGGGATTGGCGGTGCGCCGGGTGGGCATCTGGATGAAGCCTGCGCCCAGCAAGCAATTGACGGTATGACGAAGTCGTAA
- a CDS encoding ATP-binding cassette domain-containing protein — translation MIVLRNISKIFDNGKVALTAIDNVNLTIEQGQIYGIIGYSGAGKSTLIRLLNGLEKPTTGSVTINGQDISAAKGEALRQARLKISMVFQHFNLLWSRTVSENIAFSMQIAGVPKAKIKARVAELVELVGLKGREQAYPSQLSGGQKQRVGIARALANNPDVLLCDEATSALDPQTTDQILDLLLDINRRFKLTIVLITHEMHVVRKICDRVAVMENGNVVEEGEVLQVFTHPQQPITQQFVRQVSQYAEEETFNTELAKELEGTVIKLTFTGHSTHKPIVGELTLRYGLPFNILHGKMTQTAHGVFGQLWLHVVATEEQLNNILVDLQHSDIEGEVIKHG, via the coding sequence ATGATTGTACTCAGGAATATTTCGAAGATTTTTGACAACGGAAAAGTGGCGCTAACGGCCATTGACAACGTGAACCTGACGATAGAGCAGGGACAGATTTATGGAATTATTGGCTACAGCGGCGCCGGTAAAAGCACCTTAATCCGCCTGCTCAACGGTCTGGAAAAACCGACCACCGGCAGTGTGACCATTAACGGACAGGACATTTCCGCCGCGAAAGGTGAAGCCCTGCGCCAGGCGCGCCTGAAGATCAGTATGGTGTTTCAGCACTTCAACCTGCTGTGGTCCCGCACGGTGAGCGAGAACATCGCTTTCTCCATGCAGATTGCCGGGGTGCCAAAAGCCAAAATTAAAGCCCGCGTGGCGGAACTGGTGGAGCTGGTCGGGCTGAAAGGCCGCGAACAGGCTTACCCGTCCCAGCTCAGCGGTGGGCAGAAGCAGCGCGTCGGCATTGCCCGCGCGCTGGCAAATAACCCGGATGTGCTGCTCTGCGACGAGGCCACCTCGGCGCTGGATCCGCAGACCACCGATCAGATCCTCGATCTGCTCCTCGACATTAACCGTCGCTTTAAGCTGACCATCGTGCTCATCACCCATGAAATGCACGTGGTGCGCAAAATCTGCGACCGCGTGGCGGTGATGGAAAACGGCAACGTGGTGGAAGAAGGCGAAGTGCTGCAGGTTTTTACCCATCCGCAGCAGCCGATTACGCAACAGTTTGTGCGTCAGGTCAGCCAGTACGCCGAAGAAGAGACCTTTAACACCGAGCTGGCGAAGGAGCTGGAAGGCACTGTCATCAAGCTGACCTTCACCGGCCACAGCACCCACAAGCCGATTGTCGGGGAGCTGACCCTGCGCTACGGCCTGCCGTTTAACATCCTGCACGGCAAAATGACGCAAACCGCCCACGGCGTGTTCGGCCAGCTCTGGCTGCACGTGGTGGCAACAGAAGAACAACTGAACAATATCCTCGTCGACCTGCAGCACAGTGATATTGAAGGCGAGGTAATTAAACATGGCTGA
- a CDS encoding ABC transporter substrate-binding protein produces MAKQTKRALVLALLAAGGILSAQAQADQLADIKAAGVVKVATFDANPPFGSVDAKSHEIVGYDVDFAKALAKTLGVKLELVATNPANRIPLLQSGKADLIVADITITPERAQVIDFSTPYFVTGQQFLVPAKGADKLDAYSKARIGAVKGTTGEQALHQRFPQSRVLSYDDIPLALTALRNGNVQAITQDSTILAGLLAQAPDKANFKILPDLLSKEEIGVGVKKGETALLKVVNDELVKLESNGDAAKIYDVWFGPQTPSPQPRAFKIEAQ; encoded by the coding sequence ATGGCAAAACAGACAAAACGGGCGCTGGTACTGGCTTTACTGGCCGCAGGCGGGATCCTTTCCGCTCAGGCGCAGGCAGACCAGCTGGCCGATATCAAGGCGGCGGGCGTGGTGAAAGTCGCCACCTTCGATGCTAACCCGCCGTTTGGCTCGGTGGATGCGAAAAGCCACGAGATCGTCGGCTACGACGTGGATTTCGCCAAAGCATTAGCCAAAACGCTGGGGGTCAAGCTGGAGCTGGTCGCCACCAACCCGGCTAACCGCATCCCGCTGCTGCAGTCGGGCAAGGCGGATCTGATCGTGGCGGATATCACCATCACCCCGGAGCGTGCCCAGGTGATCGATTTTTCCACCCCCTACTTCGTCACCGGGCAGCAGTTCCTGGTGCCGGCCAAAGGGGCGGATAAACTGGATGCTTACAGCAAGGCGCGTATCGGGGCGGTAAAGGGCACCACCGGGGAGCAGGCGCTGCATCAGCGATTCCCGCAGTCCCGCGTGCTCTCCTATGACGATATCCCGCTGGCGCTGACGGCGTTGCGCAACGGCAACGTGCAGGCCATCACCCAGGACAGCACCATTCTGGCCGGGCTGCTGGCTCAGGCGCCGGACAAAGCCAACTTTAAAATTCTGCCCGATCTGCTGAGTAAGGAGGAGATCGGCGTCGGGGTGAAGAAAGGCGAAACCGCGCTGCTGAAAGTGGTGAACGACGAGCTGGTGAAGCTGGAGAGCAACGGCGACGCGGCGAAGATCTACGACGTCTGGTTTGGTCCACAGACCCCTTCCCCGCAGCCTCGCGCCTTTAAAATAGAAGCCCAGTAA
- a CDS encoding ABC transporter permease subunit, with the protein MLAGLTVITDNLDYLLWGRAAVGQPGGVLLTLLMASGAAALALPAGIALAGLAWRFPGAIRNTLFLWAEIIRGIPLIFVIFWLWYLLPLIVGGDLPGGLTVTLALAWFTAAAVMHSVLAGLRALPAGQVEAAQAQGFGALQTLGWVLLPQTLRNTLPSLLGIFISLLKDTSLAFIVNVPELTTVAGQVNNRVQIYPAAIFVFTGVVYYLLCCGIEQLAKRWRFNRPAL; encoded by the coding sequence ATGCTAGCCGGACTCACTGTGATTACCGATAACCTGGATTATCTGCTCTGGGGACGGGCTGCGGTCGGACAGCCCGGCGGCGTCCTGCTGACGCTGCTGATGGCCTCAGGCGCGGCGGCGCTGGCGTTACCCGCCGGGATTGCGCTTGCCGGGCTGGCGTGGCGATTTCCGGGGGCCATACGCAATACCCTGTTCCTGTGGGCCGAGATCATTCGCGGGATCCCGCTGATATTTGTGATTTTCTGGCTGTGGTATCTGCTGCCGCTGATCGTCGGGGGCGATCTGCCGGGGGGGCTCACCGTGACCCTGGCGCTGGCGTGGTTTACCGCCGCCGCGGTGATGCACTCGGTGCTGGCCGGGCTGCGTGCGCTGCCTGCCGGGCAGGTTGAGGCTGCCCAGGCGCAGGGGTTTGGCGCGCTGCAAACGCTGGGATGGGTGCTGCTGCCGCAGACGTTGCGCAACACCTTACCTTCGCTGCTGGGGATTTTTATCAGCCTGCTGAAGGATACCTCGCTGGCCTTTATCGTCAACGTGCCGGAGCTGACCACCGTTGCAGGCCAGGTCAACAACCGGGTGCAGATCTACCCGGCGGCTATTTTTGTCTTTACGGGGGTGGTCTATTACCTGCTGTGCTGCGGGATTGAACAGCTGGCTAAACGCTGGCGGTTTAACCGGCCAGCGCTTTAA
- a CDS encoding methionine ABC transporter permease: MAENLFPHLKWDQLWAATLETLYMTALSGVATFVLGLVLGLALFLTARGGMFHNRTVYSVISIVVNVFRSIPFIILIVLLIPFTKTVVGTILGANAALPALIVGAAPFYARLVEIALREVDKGVIEATRSMGARLSTLIFRVLLPESSPALVSGITVTLIALVSYSAMAGVIGAGGLGNLAYLEGFQRNHGDVTLVATVTILIIVFIIQFCGDIITSLLDKR; encoded by the coding sequence ATGGCTGAGAATCTCTTCCCGCATCTGAAATGGGACCAGCTCTGGGCCGCCACCCTGGAAACGCTGTACATGACGGCGCTCTCCGGCGTCGCGACCTTTGTACTCGGGCTGGTTCTCGGCCTGGCGCTGTTTTTAACCGCCCGCGGTGGCATGTTCCACAACCGCACGGTCTACAGCGTGATTTCGATTGTGGTGAACGTGTTCCGTTCGATCCCGTTCATTATCCTGATCGTGCTGCTGATCCCCTTCACCAAAACCGTGGTGGGGACCATCCTCGGGGCGAATGCCGCGCTGCCCGCGCTGATTGTTGGCGCTGCGCCGTTCTACGCCCGTCTGGTGGAGATTGCCCTGCGTGAAGTGGACAAAGGGGTGATCGAGGCGACGCGCTCAATGGGTGCCCGACTGAGCACCTTAATTTTTCGGGTTTTACTGCCGGAATCATCACCCGCTCTGGTTTCAGGGATCACGGTGACGCTGATTGCGCTGGTCAGCTACAGCGCAATGGCGGGGGTGATTGGTGCCGGTGGTCTGGGAAATCTGGCTTATCTGGAAGGATTCCAACGCAACCATGGTGACGTCACGCTGGTGGCAACGGTGACCATTTTGATCATCGTTTTCATTATCCAGTTCTGCGGCGACATCATCACATCACTGTTAGATAAAAGATAA
- the fumD gene encoding fumarate hydratase FumD, whose protein sequence is MGNVTKDEALYQEMCRVVGKVVLEMRDLGQEPKHIVIAGVLRTSLANQRVQRSELTTQAMETVVKALAG, encoded by the coding sequence ATGGGCAATGTAACCAAAGACGAAGCGCTGTATCAGGAGATGTGTCGCGTGGTAGGCAAAGTGGTTCTGGAGATGCGCGATCTCGGGCAGGAGCCAAAGCATATTGTGATCGCCGGGGTTCTGCGCACCTCGCTGGCGAACCAGCGGGTGCAACGCAGTGAATTAACCACCCAGGCGATGGAAACCGTCGTTAAAGCGCTGGCCGGTTAA